A DNA window from Enterobacter cloacae subsp. cloacae ATCC 13047 contains the following coding sequences:
- a CDS encoding toxin-antitoxin system HicB family antitoxin: protein MSTSIKRDKQPKGGGKAPAFQIRISPDLKQQISEIAEKEGVSLGNWIKELIRSELKKNGITPKG, encoded by the coding sequence ATGTCAACATCTATTAAACGCGATAAACAACCGAAAGGGGGAGGCAAAGCCCCAGCATTTCAGATTCGAATTTCACCTGATTTAAAGCAACAAATTTCTGAGATTGCGGAAAAAGAAGGCGTTAGTCTAGGGAATTGGATCAAAGAATTGATTAGAAGTGAACTTAAAAAAAATGGAATCACTCCTAAAGGTTAA
- a CDS encoding phage portal protein has translation MSLLDDAIGLFSPGWKASRLRARAVIKAYEAVKQTRTHKAQKENRSADQLSQMGAVSLRQQARWLDNNHDLVIGVFDKLEERVVGAKGIIVEPHPMLSNGKIAKKLATDIRRKWGEWSVRPDVTTQFTRPMLERLMLRTWLRDGEVFAQLVSGTGNGLQPVAGVPFWLEALEPDFVPMNSDAATQLNQGVFVDNWGRPKKYQVYKSLPVSGRQFDTKEIDAENMLHLKFTRRLHQTRGTSLLSGVLMRLSALKEYEDSELTAARIAAALGMYIKKGDGQSFDSDTSSDDRELMIQPGMLYDELQAGEEIGMIKSDRPNPNLESFRNGQLRAVSAGSRLSFSSTSRNYNGTYSAQRQELVESTDGYLILQDWFIGSVTRPMYRAWLKMAIAAGEIKLPRGIDMDTLYNAVYSGPVMPWIDPVKEANAWKTQIRGGAATESDWIRASGRNPDDVKSRRKAEVDENREQGLVFDTDPANDKGGTSAEAKEPGAPPSESQRKK, from the coding sequence ATGAGTCTTTTAGATGATGCGATTGGCCTGTTTTCTCCAGGCTGGAAAGCCTCACGCCTGCGTGCCCGTGCAGTCATTAAGGCGTATGAGGCGGTAAAGCAAACGCGTACCCACAAAGCCCAGAAGGAAAATCGCTCAGCCGATCAGCTTAGCCAGATGGGGGCGGTTTCACTGAGGCAGCAGGCGCGCTGGCTGGACAACAACCACGATCTGGTGATCGGCGTTTTCGACAAGCTGGAAGAAAGGGTGGTGGGTGCGAAGGGCATCATAGTTGAACCACATCCGATGCTGAGTAACGGGAAGATCGCCAAAAAGCTTGCCACTGATATCCGCAGAAAGTGGGGCGAATGGTCCGTAAGACCCGATGTCACAACCCAGTTTACCCGGCCCATGCTTGAGCGGTTGATGCTGCGAACGTGGCTCCGGGACGGCGAGGTTTTTGCTCAGCTGGTAAGCGGTACCGGAAATGGGCTTCAGCCGGTCGCTGGCGTGCCGTTCTGGCTGGAAGCGCTGGAGCCTGATTTCGTGCCGATGAACAGTGATGCAGCCACCCAGCTTAATCAGGGCGTTTTTGTCGATAACTGGGGACGGCCTAAAAAATATCAGGTCTATAAAAGTCTGCCGGTGTCCGGGCGACAGTTCGATACGAAAGAGATAGATGCTGAGAACATGCTCCATCTCAAATTCACCCGCCGCCTGCACCAGACCCGCGGAACGTCTCTTTTGTCTGGTGTCCTGATGCGCTTGAGCGCGCTGAAAGAATATGAGGACTCTGAGCTTACTGCAGCAAGAATTGCTGCGGCACTCGGCATGTACATCAAAAAAGGCGACGGACAGAGTTTCGATTCAGATACCAGCAGCGATGACCGCGAGCTGATGATTCAGCCCGGTATGCTCTATGACGAACTGCAGGCAGGGGAAGAAATCGGGATGATTAAATCCGATCGCCCGAACCCTAACCTCGAATCGTTTCGTAATGGACAACTGCGGGCGGTATCTGCGGGCAGTCGCCTCAGTTTTTCCAGTACATCCAGAAACTACAATGGCACATACAGTGCCCAGCGGCAGGAGCTTGTCGAGTCAACCGACGGATATCTGATTCTGCAGGACTGGTTCATCGGTTCAGTGACCCGGCCAATGTACCGGGCCTGGCTGAAGATGGCTATTGCTGCCGGAGAAATCAAGCTGCCGAGAGGCATCGATATGGACACGCTGTATAACGCGGTTTATTCGGGACCCGTTATGCCGTGGATTGATCCCGTTAAAGAAGCCAATGCCTGGAAAACGCAAATCCGCGGCGGTGCGGCCACCGAATCCGACTGGATCCGTGCCAGCGGTCGCAACCCGGATGATGTGAAGTCACGCCGTAAAGCGGAGGTTGATGAGAACCGAGAACAGGGCCTGGTGTTTGACACCGACCCCGCCAATGATAAAGGAGGCACCAGTGCCGAAGCCAAAGAACCGGGCGCGCCACCGTCCGAAAGCCAGCGCAAAAAGTAA
- a CDS encoding host cell division inhibitor Icd-like protein, with protein MAGIQHTQTRPKFTWLFLGTPRGHSCLPIVLRTVADTEDTARAKFCGWELTFAAKIRTESPLSVSFMDPENRTLWSILGSDPYSNEAVPMEVRHG; from the coding sequence ATGGCTGGAATACAGCATACCCAAACTCGCCCCAAATTTACATGGCTATTCCTTGGCACACCGCGAGGTCATTCTTGTCTCCCGATAGTTCTGCGCACCGTTGCAGATACTGAAGACACTGCCCGTGCAAAGTTCTGTGGCTGGGAGTTAACCTTTGCCGCCAAAATCCGGACCGAAAGCCCGCTCTCAGTATCGTTTATGGATCCTGAGAATCGCACCCTATGGAGCATCCTGGGTAGCGATCCTTACAGCAATGAAGCTGTGCCAATGGAGGTGCGCCATGGATAA
- a CDS encoding tyrosine-type recombinase/integrase: MAGENKLSDKALKALHGKPQKRQKMVADGRGLSVRVSTSGTVSFVFFFRHSGRQSAPVWMTLGKYPDMTLKQAREKRDECRGWLSQGLDPRIENKLTKESLFTPVTVKNAIDYWFDNYAREKRKETVRLYRRYEKYIFPYIGGFPVEKCGLSDWIKCFDRIKKIAPVQSAAMLIELKQIFKYCRVRQYVRCNVLDDLSPGDIGKYQNKRERLLEESYVADLWGVYFHGKGKTRVMNYKKRMAILCLVFGCRLSEARLSTWDEWDFDKWIWTVPKEHSKNGEEIIRPVPQKMRQWIVNLHEETKRRGYIIGELKSDSTVSTMGCTNFTSLKHEKRWSLHDLRRTFSTSLNDMGVDFIVVEQLLGHTIKGVAGIYNRSKYIPQKQEALDRWVDYLDGLVGEENTVKVIKKRSA, encoded by the coding sequence ATGGCTGGCGAGAACAAGTTAAGCGACAAGGCGCTAAAAGCCTTACATGGTAAACCGCAGAAGCGTCAAAAGATGGTTGCCGATGGTCGGGGGCTGTCTGTCAGGGTTAGCACGAGTGGCACAGTAAGCTTTGTTTTTTTCTTTAGGCATTCAGGCCGACAAAGTGCCCCCGTCTGGATGACGTTAGGCAAGTATCCAGATATGACCCTTAAACAGGCCAGGGAGAAAAGGGACGAGTGTCGGGGATGGCTGTCACAGGGACTTGATCCAAGGATAGAGAATAAACTCACCAAAGAGAGCCTCTTCACTCCAGTGACAGTTAAGAACGCTATCGATTACTGGTTTGATAACTATGCCAGAGAAAAACGCAAAGAGACTGTGCGTCTCTACCGCCGTTATGAGAAATACATTTTTCCTTACATCGGCGGGTTTCCTGTCGAGAAATGCGGTCTGTCAGATTGGATCAAGTGCTTCGACCGCATAAAGAAAATCGCGCCGGTTCAGTCTGCTGCAATGCTGATTGAGTTAAAGCAGATCTTCAAATACTGCCGGGTACGCCAGTATGTGCGGTGTAATGTGCTGGACGACTTAAGCCCTGGCGATATTGGTAAGTATCAGAACAAGAGAGAGCGGCTACTTGAGGAAAGCTACGTCGCCGATTTGTGGGGAGTGTACTTTCATGGTAAAGGCAAAACCCGTGTGATGAATTACAAAAAAAGGATGGCGATTTTATGCCTTGTGTTTGGTTGCAGGCTGAGTGAGGCCCGTTTATCAACATGGGATGAGTGGGACTTCGATAAATGGATTTGGACAGTACCTAAAGAGCACAGTAAAAACGGCGAAGAGATTATTCGCCCCGTTCCTCAAAAAATGCGCCAGTGGATCGTAAACCTGCATGAAGAGACTAAAAGGAGAGGCTACATAATTGGCGAACTTAAATCTGATTCAACCGTCAGCACGATGGGATGCACTAACTTTACCTCCCTGAAACATGAAAAACGCTGGTCATTACATGATTTGAGACGAACATTCTCGACAAGTCTTAACGATATGGGCGTTGATTTTATAGTCGTAGAGCAGCTGCTGGGGCATACCATAAAGGGCGTGGCCGGAATCTATAACCGCAGCAAGTATATCCCTCAAAAGCAAGAAGCACTGGACCGATGGGTTGACTACCTTGATGGGCTGGTGGGTGAAGAAAATACAGTAAAAGTAATTAAGAAAAGGAGTGCCTGA
- a CDS encoding DUF4222 domain-containing protein: MIKKFNQVQPEGVAQPKIEAHSRWKNNYGEKITVKCVAFGRVTYIRDGYDSECICSEYRFTGEFKYLPEETEKSQAEAKENGRKKIAELRSALPLSVGSDGWDKGLK; this comes from the coding sequence ATGATTAAAAAATTCAATCAGGTTCAGCCTGAGGGCGTTGCTCAACCAAAAATCGAGGCACACAGCCGCTGGAAAAATAACTACGGTGAAAAAATCACTGTTAAGTGCGTGGCGTTCGGTCGTGTGACATATATCCGCGACGGGTATGACAGCGAATGCATTTGCTCTGAATACCGGTTCACGGGTGAATTTAAGTACCTTCCGGAGGAAACGGAGAAAAGCCAGGCGGAAGCGAAAGAAAATGGGCGTAAAAAAATTGCTGAGCTGCGTTCAGCCCTGCCGCTGAGTGTTGGATCTGACGGATGGGATAAGGGGCTGAAATGA
- a CDS encoding helix-turn-helix transcriptional regulator has protein sequence MAMLSVVKKEDLQYMPDLDRMIREPECRAMTTLSNSTRWRMEQEGKFPKRIKIGPSAVAYRLSEVQAWIRGEWL, from the coding sequence ATGGCTATGTTATCCGTAGTGAAAAAAGAAGATCTCCAGTACATGCCTGACCTTGACAGAATGATTCGCGAACCTGAATGCCGGGCTATGACCACGCTGTCTAACTCAACGCGCTGGCGCATGGAACAGGAAGGAAAATTTCCTAAGCGAATCAAAATTGGGCCGTCAGCCGTTGCATATCGACTTTCTGAGGTACAAGCTTGGATTCGGGGGGAATGGCTCTGA
- a CDS encoding helicase RepA family protein, giving the protein MKNAPNLKLLPKEKFTEAVIFAGSEAYAHAKGWEEGLGKQIAEDTTPPVYLGPKQLAELDNLRIVDDGRHAVRIYLAGNIKPIQINHIAEKLAVAGVQDAKLYKGIPDHEPEDWREYLSRLREQVEVSIGEESLRHSLPLSVGSDGYDQEQDYTLKSYLPANSLSSIYGPSGSYKSFLAVSWACHVAAGMKWAGKSVSAGAVMYVVGEGGIGVPRRIKAWEKRHGVKLNNLYLVNRPVFPVRREEMQEMIKAARDVKSRTGQPVRLIVVDTLARCFGGNDENDARDMGAFIEGCDVIKRETGATLLVVHHSGKDDTKGARGSSAFRAALDAEFNVRREGDGGAIILTCTKMKDAEEPKQAAFDLRTVELFTDRDGELISSLVVQDLPREAREPDPELADIKHLTGNHAALWQSIRSRKAKGEPCNVSVIRDDITTLFGENGRKGFKRWLDKLVRENIIFIDDSGDITII; this is encoded by the coding sequence ATGAAAAATGCACCGAATCTGAAACTCCTGCCAAAAGAAAAATTCACGGAGGCAGTTATTTTTGCCGGGTCAGAAGCATACGCCCATGCGAAGGGTTGGGAAGAGGGGCTTGGTAAACAGATTGCCGAAGATACCACTCCTCCAGTTTACCTTGGGCCAAAACAACTGGCTGAGTTGGATAACCTGCGCATTGTGGATGATGGCCGTCATGCTGTGCGGATTTACTTGGCCGGGAATATAAAGCCTATCCAGATTAATCACATTGCTGAAAAGCTGGCGGTGGCTGGCGTGCAGGATGCCAAATTGTATAAAGGCATTCCCGACCATGAGCCAGAAGACTGGAGGGAATATCTTTCCCGTTTGCGCGAGCAGGTTGAAGTATCTATAGGGGAGGAGTCATTGCGGCACAGTCTTCCTTTAAGCGTGGGCTCTGATGGGTACGATCAGGAGCAGGATTACACGTTAAAGAGTTACCTTCCCGCTAACAGCCTGAGCAGTATCTACGGCCCGAGCGGTTCGTATAAAAGTTTTCTGGCGGTGTCCTGGGCTTGCCACGTTGCAGCCGGGATGAAGTGGGCTGGGAAGTCGGTATCAGCCGGAGCTGTGATGTACGTAGTGGGTGAAGGTGGCATTGGCGTCCCGCGGCGAATAAAGGCGTGGGAGAAAAGACACGGTGTGAAACTGAATAATCTGTATCTGGTAAACCGTCCGGTTTTCCCGGTTCGCCGTGAGGAAATGCAGGAGATGATCAAAGCTGCGCGTGATGTTAAGTCCAGAACGGGACAGCCGGTTCGCCTGATTGTCGTAGATACTTTAGCGCGGTGCTTCGGTGGTAACGATGAAAACGATGCTCGTGATATGGGGGCGTTTATCGAAGGCTGCGACGTCATCAAGCGTGAGACTGGCGCCACGTTGCTGGTGGTGCATCATTCAGGAAAAGACGATACCAAAGGTGCACGTGGTTCCAGTGCTTTCAGGGCTGCGCTCGATGCTGAGTTCAATGTCCGGCGCGAGGGTGATGGTGGGGCGATAATCCTGACCTGCACAAAGATGAAAGATGCGGAGGAGCCAAAACAGGCAGCATTCGATTTGCGCACGGTGGAACTGTTTACTGATCGCGATGGCGAACTGATTTCGTCGCTGGTGGTGCAGGACCTGCCACGAGAGGCGCGAGAACCTGATCCGGAACTGGCTGATATCAAGCACCTGACCGGGAACCACGCTGCACTATGGCAGTCAATCCGGAGCCGAAAAGCCAAAGGTGAACCGTGTAATGTCTCTGTTATACGTGATGATATTACCACTTTGTTTGGAGAGAACGGCCGCAAAGGCTTTAAACGCTGGCTGGATAAACTCGTTAGGGAAAATATTATCTTTATCGATGATTCAGGAGATATCACGATAATTTAA
- a CDS encoding head maturation protease, ClpP-related: MPKPKNRARHRPKASAKSNSWFRMQASNNSEADIFIYDEIGYWGVTAKQFVNDLRALGDITHINLHINSPGGDVFDGIAIYNALKHHGAAITVHIDGLAASMASVIAMVGNPVIMPENTMMMIHYPSHYLMGTHEEPDSFINSLLTMKKKGMLFALLFYCFSALQLSVYCNVYCRMRFYGWREQVKRQGAKSLTW; this comes from the coding sequence GTGCCGAAGCCAAAGAACCGGGCGCGCCACCGTCCGAAAGCCAGCGCAAAAAGTAATTCGTGGTTCCGCATGCAGGCCAGCAATAACAGCGAGGCCGACATTTTTATTTATGACGAAATCGGGTACTGGGGCGTAACGGCGAAGCAGTTCGTCAATGATCTCCGGGCACTTGGTGACATCACCCACATCAACCTTCACATCAACTCACCCGGTGGTGATGTCTTCGACGGTATTGCTATCTATAACGCGCTGAAGCACCACGGTGCGGCGATTACCGTTCATATCGACGGCCTGGCGGCCTCCATGGCCTCGGTGATCGCGATGGTAGGCAATCCGGTCATCATGCCTGAAAACACGATGATGATGATCCATTATCCTTCACACTACCTCATGGGTACGCATGAAGAACCGGATTCATTCATTAACTCATTGTTAACTATGAAGAAGAAAGGAATGTTGTTTGCATTGCTTTTCTACTGTTTTTCGGCGTTGCAGCTAAGTGTGTATTGCAATGTGTATTGCAGAATGAGGTTTTATGGCTGGCGAGAACAAGTTAAGCGACAAGGCGCTAAAAGCCTTACATGGTAA